Part of the Bradyrhizobium sp. SZCCHNS1050 genome, CGAGGGGAGCATCGACCAGCCGCGCGAACGGATTCGACGTCGAGACGATGAACGCCAGAAAGCCGAGGCCGATCATGCCGTGCACGCCGAGAACGTTGCTCTGCAGCCGCTCCGGAAGGTTCGTTCCGAACAATGCAACTGCCGCGCCGAACAAGGAGAGGATCAGGACCCACAGCAGCATGGATCCCTCATGGTTTCCCCAGACTCCGGAGACCTTGTAAAGCAGCGGCTTCAGCGTGTGCGAATTCGCTGCGACGACCTGGACCGAAAAGTCGGAGTGGACGAACAGCGACGTCAGGCATGCGAATGCGATCGCGACAAACAGAAACTGAGTCAAGGCAGCGTGACGAACGAAGCCGGCGATCATCGCGGATTGGCGGCGCAGCGCTGCGAACGGAACGATCGACTGCACCAGCGATACGAGGAGCGCGAGAATGAGCGCAAACGATCCGACCTCCGCTGTCATTTGGTATCTCCGACTGCAGCGGATATTCCTGCAGCTAACTATCAAGTGTCTGTGATGCGCCGACAATCAATGCGCCGAATGAGGCATCATTCGTACGGAATGATGATGATCCATCGACGTGCATCGTAGTGTAACTGCAACTCATTCGCACCCACGGCCGGAGAGCGGTATCATCGGGGCGTCTTGGTACTTAGTGTTATATTCATTGAGATATAGCGCGCGAATCATCTGCCGCGCCGTCGAGCGGCGAACGCGAGGTCGACGGCATGATAGGCAGAAAGGCGAGACGAAATCGTCCGCTATTCCAGAAGCTTGGCGATATCGCCGTGACCGCTGGCAGCGGCGATGTCCGTGGCACGTTCGCGGCGCTTGTTCCTCAACTGCTTTTCGGCACCGGCGGCGAGAAGGCTGTGCGCAATGCCGATGTTCCCCTCATGGGCCGCCATCATCAGCGCGCTCATGCCCTGGCCGTTGCGCATGTTCGGGTCGGCCTTGCGCCTGAGAAGCTCACTGACGACATCCGCAAGCCCGGCACGCGCGGCGAGGATGAGAGCGGTATTTCCGCCTCTTGTCGCGCGTTTCGGGTCGGCCCCATGGTCCAACAGAAGCAGCGAGGCCGCGGCGCTGCGGCCCTCGATGGCATTCAGCAACGGCGTCTTGTCGTCGGTGTCCGCGCGGTTGACGTCCGCACCTGCGCGGATCAGTTGTCCGATCGCGTGCGTATTGCCATTGCCGGCCGCGTGCCAGAGTGCGGTGCGGCCCTGCCCATCGGCGGCGTTGAGGTCGGATCTCTGAACGAGTTGCCGATCGAGCGGGCCATTGGGGCACGACGCGACCGCGACCATGAGTGGGGTCCGGCCGTCTGCCAACGCGGGCAGACTGCCGGAGGCGCCGTCGAGGAGCGCGGCGATAGCGGCGCCGTTGCAGCGGCTGAGCGCCATCAGTAGTGCGGTCGCGCCATCTGCACGCGCTGCAGACGGGTCGGCCGCCTTGGTCAGCAGCAGTCTGATGATGTCTCCATGATCCTTGTCCGCTGCCAGCATCAATGGCGTGTCGCCGCGCCGGTTGCTGGTGTTCGGATTGGCTCCCGAGGCGAGCAGGAGCTCCACCA contains:
- a CDS encoding ankyrin repeat domain-containing protein, producing the protein MARLKSSHVIIPLICLVGSTVPSVAPAGETPAGVSSEASASQAADAAIRAGHPEDALKLLERAASAGNPEAQYRLASLYRAGLGTRADDTLAFKWMEASARKGHVKAQYNVAAMWLAGRGTPADPDRARDWLRKSAAAGYQPAEQLLADMVNRNVRPRAGEPAREAARRPPPTLDAQAAMRNGHPAIIDAALRGQFDPMRQLIAAKADVNAVNEDGDTPLAIAAAAGHLRLVELLLASGANPNTSNRRGDTPLMLAADKDHGDIIRLLLTKAADPSAARADGATALLMALSRCNGAAIAALLDGASGSLPALADGRTPLMVAVASCPNGPLDRQLVQRSDLNAADGQGRTALWHAAGNGNTHAIGQLIRAGADVNRADTDDKTPLLNAIEGRSAAASLLLLDHGADPKRATRGGNTALILAARAGLADVVSELLRRKADPNMRNGQGMSALMMAAHEGNIGIAHSLLAAGAEKQLRNKRRERATDIAAASGHGDIAKLLE